In the genome of Natronorubrum daqingense, the window CAGCGCGTGAACGGTTCCCCGTTCGACGCGCAAGTCGACGTCGTCGTTCGCGATAACGCCCGGAAAGCGCTTCGTGATGCCGTCGAGATGCACCGCGAGATCGCTTGCAGACGCTGTGCCCCCCACACCCGCATCGTCGGTTTGTCCCGGTCCCGGCTCGCTCATGCGCTATTAGACGTCGTCTGGGTCGTCTGGAACGTCGATATCGCCGTCGATGATCTCTTCTTCGGACTCCTCGAGTTCGTCGAGGATATCGTCCGGGATCTCGTCGCCGATCGTGTCGCCGAGGACGACGTCGACGCCGTCGTCCTCGAGTCCGAGTTCTTCGACGTCGCCGCCTTCGAACTCGTCGTTGACGATCGATTCGACCGCCGTGAGGACTGCTTCGTCGACTCGCTTGACCATGCTCGCGAGGATGACGTCCGCGTAGTCTTCTTCCTGAACCGATTGATCGGCGTCGACGCCGATCGCGAACCGACCTTCTTCCTCTGCGACTTGGAAGACGCCGATTCCGGCACCGCCAGCCGCGTGGAAGATGATGTCCGCGCCTTGATCTTCGTACAGCGTCGAGGCTGCTTCACGGCCGCCGGACGTGTCGTCGAAGGAGTCGACGTAGATGCTCTCGACGTCGACGTCGTCGTTCGCGTACTCGACGCCGGCGGTGAAACCGGCCTCGAAGGATTCGATCAGCGGCGATTCGTCGCCACCGACGAAGCCGACGACTGTTTCGTCCGGGTCTGTCTCGCTGTCCCCGGCCGAGAACTCTTCGGTCGTCAGCAGACCCGCGAGGTGGCCGACTTGAAACGAGCCGCCGGGTTCGTCGAACGTGTAGCTACGGACGTTGTCCGCGTCGACGACGGTGTCGATGATGATGAAGTTCTGTTCGTCGTACTCCTCGGCGTTGTCCTCGAGTGCGTCTTCTTGCTCGTAGCCGACGCAGGTGACGAGGTCGTAGTCACCGGGTTCGGCGTAGTCGCGTTGCATGTTGTCGAACTCGCTTTGCTCGCTGGGCTCGGACTCTTGGTATCCGACGTCGAACTCGTCCGTCGCATCGTCGATGCCCTGGCTCGCCATGTCGTTAAACGAGTTGTCACCGAGGCCGCCGGTGGAGTACACCATCCCGACCTGGTACTCAGATTCGTCTTCGTCACCGAATCCCCCAACGCAACCGGCGACAGTGGTTAATCCCGCAATACTTGCACCCGCAAGGAACCGCCGTCGATTCTGCGCCATGAACCAGATTAGCGTAGACCTCCGGTTTATACTCGTCGGAATCGACGAATGCAATGGGAACTGAACGCGTACTGGGCAACCATTGACATCCCAAAACAGATCGTGTTAAATTACACAACTCTCCCTTCGTTCAAATAGCAGATGATAGCGAGTTGGCCGATCTGACTGGACCGACGCGAACCCCTACCGATGTGATTCGACCGTGGCTTCGACGACCGACCGCGCGTCCGCGACGAGTTCGTCGACGGTGTCGCTTTCGGCGTAGATCCGCACGTAGGGCTCCGTTCCGCTCGGTCGCACGAGAATCCAGGAGGCGTCCTCGAACTCGAGGCGGACGCCGTAGTCGGTGTCGACAGCCGCCCCGGCGAAGGCCTGGGGGAGTTCTCGCTCGAGGGCGGCCATGGTCTCGGCTTTGGCGTGATCGGGACAGTCGACGCTGACTTTTCGGTACGGCCGTTCGGTGACGGGTTTGCGGAGCGTTTCGGTATCGCCAGCCTCGGCGACGAGCGTGGCGACGATCGCCGCGCTGGCGACGCCGTCGATCCAGCCGCCGAAATGCGTGTGGATGTGCTTCCAGGGTTCGGCGGCGAAGACGACGGCCGTCTCACCACCGGTTTCGGCCGCTCGCTCGCGCTCTCGAGCGATCCCCTCGTGAAGCGCGCCGAGTCGGACGCGTTCGACGCGGCCGCCCGCCTCACGAACTCGTTCGTCGATCCGCGCGGAGGCGTTCGGCGTCGTGACGACGACCGGGTCCTCCGCGTCGCTTTCAGCGGTGTAGTGGGCCGCGACGACCGCGAGGACCGTATCTTCGTGAATCACGTCGCCGTCGGGGCCGAGGACGACCAGTCGGTCGGCATCCCCGTCGTGCGCCAGACCGACGTCGACGGAAGCGGACTCGAGGAAGGCGGCGAAGTCGGTGAGCGTCTCCGGCGTCGGCTTGCTCGGGCGAGCGCCGAAGTGGCCGTCGACGTTCGCGTTGAGCGCGACCACGTCCGCACCCAGGCGGGAGAGGACGTGTGGCGTCGCGTGGGCGGCCATCCCGTTGCCACAGTCGACGGCGACGGAGAGCCCCTCGAGCGGCGAGCGGTCGGCTGTCGACCCGTCGTCACTCCCGGGGGCCGCCTGTTCGGCCACGTACTCGACGACCGCATCTCGGTACTCCTCGAGCACGTCGAACGAGCCCGATTTCCCCCACTCGTCCCACTCGGCCGGTTCGCGTGGCTCCTCGCCGACGACCAGCGATTCGATGGCGTGCTCTGCGGTCTGATCGAACTCGACGCCGTCCGTGAAGAGTTTGATGCCGTTGTCCTCGGGCGGGTTGTGACTCGCGGTGAGCATGACTCCCTTGCGCCCCCGCGAGGCGTACGCGAGCGTCGGCGTCGGAACCTCTCCGAGTCGATAGACGTCGGAGCCGGCGCTCTCGAGGCCGGCTTCGATGGCTGCGGCGAGTGCCGGGCCGGTTTCTCTGCCGTCGCGTCCGACGACGAACGCCGTGTCGGGATCGCCGGCGGCCTGGCCGACCGCGAGCGCACGCGACGGAGAGACCGCTTCGACTGGACCACGAATCCCCGCTGTTCCAAAGAGCGTCATAGCTGAGCGTTCCGTGAGGAACTACTTAGCACCGGTGGGATAGATCGATTCTGAACTGGCCTGATGGGTGGGCACGAAACGTGAGCACGAACCGTGAGCGAAACGTGAAAGAGAACGACCGACGCGCGAGAACAGGCGACACCGACCCGTGCCAAGAACCTATTGGTCCGGAAGTTCGTCGATCAGAACGACGGCTTCGCCGTCGATGACGGTGACGTCCTCGGCTTCGTTCCGGACGACCGTCTCGAGGCGATATTGACGGTTGCCGAGATCCTCGGCGACTTCGACGCGGGCGGAGACGCGATCGCCGATGGCGACGGGCCCGCTGAACTCGAGGTCCTGAGAGAGATAAACCGTGAGGCCGGGGAGGCGAGCGAGGGCGGCACTGATGAGCCCGGAGACGAGCGTCCCGTGGACGATTCGCTCGCCAAAGCGCGTGTCCGCGGCGAACGCCTCGTCTAGATGTAAGCGATTGGTGTCGCCGCTGATGCGGGCGAACTCGCGAACGTCGTCTTCGGTGATGGTCTTCTCGAACGTGACGGCGTCTCCGACCTCGATCTCGTCCGGATCGTCGACCGTTCGCTCGAAGTCCCACTCGAGATCCGAGTGTTCGACCGACGAAATGGACGCGGCGACGGCCTCGCTGTCGGAACCATTCGCAAACTGCGGCGTCAGGAAACTCGAGGCCATCGACCGGTTGAGGGCCGTTGCGTTCTCGACGAACGTCCGTGCCATCGACGTCCACGCCTCGGTAACGGCTGTTACGTTTCGTGCCGCGGTGTTCTGGTCGGACATCTACCGGATGGTAAGCCTGACGTGGTTATGACTTCTTTGGCTGCACCAAGCCACGTTTACACCGAACACAACTGAACGTTATCTGTTCGGTCATCCCCGAACGCAATATACACGGAAAACGGACATTCTCCATTCCCACCTAGTCAGTGACTCGAGATCGTCTCCACCCCATTAGATACCATTAGATGGTATTTGATGGTTTTCTTCGGAAATGCTTATCACGACTGTGCTCGTTGACTCTGGTGATGACGGACGACCCCGATCCATCGCGCTGGTTCCCGCCCGCACTGTTCGCCGAGCAGATGCAAGAAACTGGAGAACAGTGGGCCGAGTCCCAACAGGAGTTGCTCGAGGCGATGATGGCCAGCAGTCAGTCGACGCCATTCGACGCGTCCTCGGCGATCGGACCGATGACGCTCGGCACGGCGACGTTCAAGGCTCGCGTCCAGAGCGGCGGCCGAATCAGCGTTCCCGAACCGGAACGGGACGCCCTCGACATCGAAGAGGGCGACATCGTTCAGACGATCGTGGTCCCCGTCAAACGCGACCGCGAGGAAGACGACTGACTCACGAACCACTACCCAACCATGACCCAGAACCCATTCACCGCGATGCTCACCGCCCAGCGAAACGCACTC includes:
- a CDS encoding BMP family lipoprotein, translating into MAQNRRRFLAGASIAGLTTVAGCVGGFGDEDESEYQVGMVYSTGGLGDNSFNDMASQGIDDATDEFDVGYQESEPSEQSEFDNMQRDYAEPGDYDLVTCVGYEQEDALEDNAEEYDEQNFIIIDTVVDADNVRSYTFDEPGGSFQVGHLAGLLTTEEFSAGDSETDPDETVVGFVGGDESPLIESFEAGFTAGVEYANDDVDVESIYVDSFDDTSGGREAASTLYEDQGADIIFHAAGGAGIGVFQVAEEEGRFAIGVDADQSVQEEDYADVILASMVKRVDEAVLTAVESIVNDEFEGGDVEELGLEDDGVDVVLGDTIGDEIPDDILDELEESEEEIIDGDIDVPDDPDDV
- a CDS encoding phosphohexomutase domain-containing protein; protein product: MTLFGTAGIRGPVEAVSPSRALAVGQAAGDPDTAFVVGRDGRETGPALAAAIEAGLESAGSDVYRLGEVPTPTLAYASRGRKGVMLTASHNPPEDNGIKLFTDGVEFDQTAEHAIESLVVGEEPREPAEWDEWGKSGSFDVLEEYRDAVVEYVAEQAAPGSDDGSTADRSPLEGLSVAVDCGNGMAAHATPHVLSRLGADVVALNANVDGHFGARPSKPTPETLTDFAAFLESASVDVGLAHDGDADRLVVLGPDGDVIHEDTVLAVVAAHYTAESDAEDPVVVTTPNASARIDERVREAGGRVERVRLGALHEGIARERERAAETGGETAVVFAAEPWKHIHTHFGGWIDGVASAAIVATLVAEAGDTETLRKPVTERPYRKVSVDCPDHAKAETMAALERELPQAFAGAAVDTDYGVRLEFEDASWILVRPSGTEPYVRIYAESDTVDELVADARSVVEATVESHR
- a CDS encoding MaoC family dehydratase — translated: MSDQNTAARNVTAVTEAWTSMARTFVENATALNRSMASSFLTPQFANGSDSEAVAASISSVEHSDLEWDFERTVDDPDEIEVGDAVTFEKTITEDDVREFARISGDTNRLHLDEAFAADTRFGERIVHGTLVSGLISAALARLPGLTVYLSQDLEFSGPVAIGDRVSARVEVAEDLGNRQYRLETVVRNEAEDVTVIDGEAVVLIDELPDQ
- a CDS encoding AbrB/MazE/SpoVT family DNA-binding domain-containing protein encodes the protein MTDDPDPSRWFPPALFAEQMQETGEQWAESQQELLEAMMASSQSTPFDASSAIGPMTLGTATFKARVQSGGRISVPEPERDALDIEEGDIVQTIVVPVKRDREEDD